The Myxococcaceae bacterium JPH2 genome window below encodes:
- a CDS encoding nuclear transport factor 2 family protein produces the protein MTSDTLLVRETIERFHDAVNRRDTARCAALFAERGVWEVSPPFTHRFEGRAAIEQGITGTIGATVFLIQSTGPIVVDLVGEKRATARTSMQEFGRFVDGGSMRVAGTYHDELEKQDDGTWRFVHRRFVVSYHDDSPFPGVALHPSSNR, from the coding sequence ATGACGAGCGACACGCTTCTTGTACGAGAGACCATCGAGCGATTCCACGACGCGGTGAACCGGCGAGATACCGCCCGGTGTGCGGCGCTCTTCGCTGAACGTGGAGTCTGGGAGGTCTCGCCACCCTTCACGCATCGCTTCGAGGGCCGGGCGGCGATCGAACAGGGGATCACCGGGACCATTGGCGCCACGGTGTTCCTGATTCAGTCGACAGGCCCCATCGTCGTGGACCTCGTGGGTGAGAAGCGAGCGACGGCTCGGACCTCCATGCAGGAGTTCGGGCGTTTCGTTGACGGGGGTTCGATGCGCGTCGCCGGCACCTATCACGACGAACTCGAGAAGCAGGACGATGGGACGTGGCGCTTTGTTCATCGCCGCTTCGTGGTCAGCTACCACGACGATTCGCCGTTCCCTGGAGTTGCGCTCCATCCCTCCTCGAATCGGTGA
- a CDS encoding sulfurtransferase, translating into MTTPVLPGPLVSVRWLADHLHHPRLVVLDASIQPVVRGSPAPSPEAEARIPRARVFDFDKKICDPDTTLPHMMPPPELFEREVRALGVSNDSLLVVYDRVGVYSSPRAWWMFKAMGHEQVAVLDGGLPAWLEAGHSTQPLVGPSVEPGHFIAHPRPQLFCDAEQVAAALEDKTFAVLDARSEGRFSGREPEPRAGLRPGHMPQALNLPFNQVQARSHMRPTAELAALFASKVAPEQRLIFTCGSGVTACILALAAASVGRQHLAVYDGSWSEWGLPSSRPVVTT; encoded by the coding sequence ATGACAACGCCCGTCCTGCCAGGCCCCCTTGTCTCCGTTCGCTGGTTGGCGGATCACCTTCACCATCCTCGACTGGTGGTGCTGGATGCCAGCATCCAGCCGGTCGTGCGCGGCAGTCCGGCCCCGAGCCCCGAGGCGGAGGCGCGCATTCCTAGGGCGCGAGTCTTTGATTTCGACAAGAAGATCTGCGACCCGGACACGACGCTCCCCCACATGATGCCGCCGCCCGAACTCTTCGAGCGGGAGGTTCGTGCGCTGGGCGTGTCGAATGACAGCCTCCTCGTGGTCTATGACCGCGTGGGCGTCTATTCCAGCCCGCGTGCCTGGTGGATGTTCAAGGCCATGGGCCATGAGCAGGTGGCAGTGCTCGATGGCGGCCTTCCCGCATGGCTGGAGGCCGGCCATTCCACCCAGCCCCTTGTCGGTCCATCCGTCGAGCCCGGTCACTTCATCGCGCATCCTCGGCCGCAGTTGTTCTGTGATGCCGAACAGGTCGCGGCCGCGCTGGAGGACAAGACCTTCGCGGTGCTGGACGCACGCTCGGAAGGCCGCTTCTCCGGACGCGAGCCGGAGCCCCGGGCAGGGCTCCGGCCCGGGCATATGCCCCAGGCCCTCAATCTGCCGTTCAATCAGGTCCAGGCTCGGAGCCACATGCGCCCCACCGCGGAGCTGGCGGCCCTGTTCGCCTCGAAGGTCGCGCCTGAACAGCGGCTGATCTTCACCTGCGGCTCCGGGGTGACCGCGTGCATCCTGGCGCTCGCCGCCGCGTCGGTGGGGCGTCAGCACCTCGCGGTCTACGATGGCTCCTGGAGCGAATGGGGGCTGCCTTCCTCGCGGCCCGTGGTCACGACCTAG
- a CDS encoding response regulator transcription factor produces the protein MSPRLALADDQSLVRAGLRALLERRGLTVVFEAEDGASLLAGLATQPVDVVLMDVRMPGVDGIQALRTLRERGDQTPVLMLTTFDDAEQFLRASEAGAQGFLLKDVEPEELEEAILRLARGETLLQPVSTTPVRARFQYHADDAPRATFTEREVSILRLMAGGYSNREIARALFLAEGTVKNYVSIILDKLDMRDRTRAVLKAITLRVI, from the coding sequence ATGAGTCCCCGCCTCGCCTTGGCGGACGATCAATCCTTGGTGCGCGCCGGCCTGCGCGCCCTGCTGGAGCGCCGCGGCCTCACGGTGGTGTTCGAAGCGGAGGATGGCGCCAGCCTGCTCGCGGGACTGGCCACCCAGCCCGTGGATGTCGTGTTGATGGACGTCCGCATGCCCGGCGTGGATGGCATCCAGGCGCTGCGAACCTTGCGAGAGCGAGGCGACCAGACACCGGTGCTCATGCTCACGACGTTCGATGACGCCGAGCAGTTCCTCCGAGCCTCCGAGGCGGGAGCGCAAGGCTTCCTCCTGAAGGACGTCGAGCCGGAGGAACTCGAGGAGGCCATCCTGCGACTCGCCCGGGGCGAGACGCTCTTGCAGCCCGTCAGCACCACACCGGTGCGGGCCCGTTTTCAGTACCACGCGGACGACGCCCCACGCGCCACGTTCACCGAACGCGAGGTGAGCATCTTGCGGCTGATGGCCGGGGGCTATTCGAACCGCGAGATTGCCCGTGCCCTCTTCCTCGCGGAGGGGACGGTGAAGAATTACGTGTCCATCATTCTCGACAAGCTCGACATGAGGGACCGGACGCGAGCGGTGCTGAAAGCCATCACCCTGCGGGTCATCTGA
- a CDS encoding LysR family transcriptional regulator: MSLDVRHLHLLVALDEHGSLHAAASRLHLSASALSLQLRDLEDQLGGQLFERRWRRLHVTPAGERLTRSARAILGELARTEAETRELLAGRTGVLRITTECMQSYRWLPSVLQGWSRAHPNAEVTIVPEAGHTPLVALRQGAVDLAVVVGEHGTEARLRFTPLFRDELVALVSATHPLASRRRVTVRALAQEAYWGSLDSFAPQTPLGRALAQEGLTFARVTPLPFSSGAPVEMVRANQGVTVCPRWFAESDLARGDVIGLRIERGLWLQWSVATAEAGGSPLADSFVAEMKRHCPPADAEVRG; this comes from the coding sequence ATGTCGCTCGACGTCAGACACCTGCACCTGCTCGTTGCGCTCGACGAGCACGGCTCGCTCCACGCCGCGGCCTCGCGCCTTCATCTCTCGGCCTCCGCGCTCAGCCTTCAACTGCGCGACCTCGAGGACCAGTTGGGCGGGCAACTGTTCGAGCGGCGATGGCGGCGCCTCCACGTCACGCCCGCGGGCGAACGGCTGACCCGCTCCGCGCGAGCCATCCTCGGGGAACTGGCGCGCACCGAAGCGGAGACACGTGAACTCCTCGCGGGCCGCACGGGCGTGCTGCGAATCACCACCGAGTGCATGCAGTCCTACCGCTGGCTGCCCTCGGTTCTGCAAGGGTGGTCCAGAGCACACCCCAACGCCGAGGTGACCATCGTGCCAGAAGCAGGGCACACACCACTGGTTGCCCTGAGACAAGGCGCGGTCGATCTCGCGGTCGTCGTGGGAGAGCACGGTACGGAGGCACGCCTGCGCTTCACGCCGCTGTTTCGCGACGAGCTCGTCGCGCTCGTCAGCGCCACCCACCCTCTCGCCAGCCGTCGGCGTGTCACCGTGCGCGCGCTCGCACAAGAGGCCTACTGGGGTTCACTCGACAGCTTCGCGCCACAGACCCCGCTGGGCCGCGCCCTGGCCCAGGAAGGACTCACCTTCGCACGCGTCACGCCCCTGCCATTCTCCTCGGGTGCCCCTGTCGAGATGGTCCGAGCCAACCAGGGAGTCACCGTGTGCCCACGCTGGTTCGCCGAGTCGGACCTCGCGCGAGGTGACGTCATCGGCCTGCGCATCGAGCGAGGGCTGTGGCTCCAGTGGTCCGTGGCAACGGCCGAAGCCGGTGGCTCCCCCCTCGCCGACTCATTCGTCGCGGAGATGAAGCGACACTGCCCGCCCGCCGATGCGGAGGTTCGCGGCTGA